One genomic segment of Ctenopharyngodon idella isolate HZGC_01 chromosome 7, HZGC01, whole genome shotgun sequence includes these proteins:
- the pcdh7b gene encoding protocadherin-7b isoform X5 produces MRTTGIVDYLSYCFLILQLLSQPAAKQVLRYRLAEEGPADVRVGNVAADLGITAGMDVTFTLESGSEYFKIDNMTGDLSTNERRIDREKLPQCQMIFDENECFIDFEVSVIGPAQSWVDLFEGKVIILDINDNTPSFPSPVLTLSVEENRPIGTLYLLPTATDRDFGRNGIERYELIQDNGESSVRRIGTSSSGSVDTHTGKRRFDEGASRSSVFELQVADTTDGEKQPQLIIKGALDREQRDSYELTLRVRDGGDPPRSSQAILRVMITDVNDNNPRFEKSVYEADLPENSSPGAPILQLKAGDTDVGVNGQIEYVFGAATESVRRLLRLDESTGWLSVLHRIDREDVSQLRFTVMARDRGQPPKTDKATVIINIKDENDNVPNIDIRKIGRIFLKDGVANVAEDVIVDTPIALVQVSDRDKGPNGIVTCTVVGDVPFQLKPASEVEGEMNKKKYFLHTSAPLDYEAVQEYNVVIVAVDSGSPSLSSNNSLIVKVGDMNDNPPVFSKSTVEVSFPENNAPGERVVTVVALDADSGKNAEISYSLDSSVNGIFSIDADTGDIRVNTILDREQTERYEFKVIAKDKGMPVLQGSATVVVLVADKNDNEPKFMQDTFTFYIQENLQPNSPVGMITVMDADKGQNAEMSLYIEEEEDIFSIDNNTGTIFSNMPFDREQKNAYTFRVKAVDGGDPPRSATARVSLSVMDVNDNPPTVTFPMNNSYTLLPPSSNIRTVVRTVSATDTDSGVNANLSYRIVGGNPFKLFEIDAWTGVISLVGKLEQKHFGLHRLVVQVNDSGVPSQSTTTLVHIYVNETLSNATIVEAQVAKSLGTPLNADIAGDPNYDLGKQRLSIAIGVVSGIMTVILIILVVVMARYCRPKNKNGYEAGKKDHEDFFTPQQHDKGKKPKKDKNKKKSKQPLYSSIVTVEASKPNGQRYDGVNEKLSDSPGMGRYRSVNGGPGSPDLARHYKSSSPLPTVQLHPQSPTAGKKHQAVQDLPPANTFVGTGDNISIGSDHCSEYSSQTINKYNKQTLGPCLT; encoded by the coding sequence ATGAGGACTACAGGCATTGTGGACTATTTAAGCTACTGCTTTCTTATTCTGCAGCTGCTGAGTCAGCCCGCAGCCAAGCAAGTGCTCCGGTACCGCTTGGCTGAGGAGGGTCCTGCCGATGTCCGGGTAGGTAATGTAGCCGCGGACCTCGGCATCACGGCTGGCATGGATGTGACTTTTACCTTAGAATCCGGCTCCGAATACTTCAAAATCGATAACATGACCGGAGACCTGAGCACGAACGAGCGGCGGATAGACCGCGAAAAGCTGCCGCAGTGTCAAATGATTTTTGATGAGAACGAATGTTTTATAGATTTTGAAGTATCCGTGATAGGACCCGCGCAGAGCTGGGTTGATCTCTTCGAGGGCAAAGTGATTATTTTAGACATAAACGACAACACGCCGTCTTTTCCCTCACCTGTTCTCACCCTCTCCGTTGAGGAGAACAGACCCATTGGCACACTTTATCTCCTGCCCACGGCCACCGACAGAGATTTTGGTCGGAATGGAATAGAGCGATATGAGTTAATTCAGGACAACGGCGAGAGCTCTGTCAGACGGATCGGCACTTCTAGCTCCGGCAGTGTTGACACTCACACGGGCAAGCGGAGGTTCGACGAGGGGGCGAGCCGTAGCAGCGTCTTTGAACTTCAAGTTGCTGACACCACAGACGGCGAGAAGCAGCCGCAGCTAATTATCAAAGGGGCACTGGACAGAGAGCAGCGCGACTCCTATGAGCTGACTCTGCGCGTTAGGGATGGGGGCGACCCCCCACGCTCCTCCCAAGCCATTCTTAGGGTAATGATTACAGATGTGAATGATAACAACCCACGCTTTGAGAAGAGCGTTTATGAGGCAGATCTGCCAGAAAACAGCTCCCCAGGTGCCCCCATACTCCAGCTAAAAGCGGGCGACACTGATGTTGGTGTGAATGGACAGATTGAGTATGTTTTCGGAGCAGCCACAGAGTCAGTGCGACGACTGCTGCGGCTAGATGAGAGCACTGGCTGGCTCAGTGTTTTGCACCGAATTGACAGAGAAGATGTGAGCCAGCTTCGCTTCACAGTCATGGCACGTGACCGCGGTCAGCCTCCTAAGACTGACAAGGCAACAGTGATCATCAATATCAAAGACGAAAATGACAATGTCCCCAATATCGACATTCGAAAAATCGGACGCATCTTTCTCAAAGACGGAGTGGCTAACGTGGCAGAGGATGTCATTGTCGATACACCCATCGCTCTAGTCCAAGTGTCAGACCGAGATAAAGGTCCAAATGGTATAGTTACGTGCACCGTAGTGGGTGATGTTCCATTTCAGCTTAAACCTGCTAGTGAGGTTGAGggtgaaatgaataaaaagaagtACTTTCTCCATACGTCAGCACCACTTGATTATGAAGCAGTGCAGGAGTATAACGTGGTCATTGTTGCTGTTGACTCTGGGAGCCCTAGTCTCTCTAGCAACAATTCATTAATAGTGAAAGTGGGGGACATGAATGACAATCCACCAGTTTTTAGCAAAAGCACAGTGGAAGTTTCATTTCCTGAAAACAATGCTCCCGGTGAGCGTGTCGTCACAGTAGTGGCTTTAGATGCAGACAGCGGCAAAAATGCAGAAATCTCTTACTCCCTGGACTCCTCTGTGAACGGAATATTTTCCATTGATGCAGACACTGGTGACATCCGTGTCAACACCATACTTGACAGGGAGCAGACGGAACGATATGAGTTCAAAGTTATCGCCAAAGACAAAGGCATGCCTGTTCTGCAGGGCTCAGCCACTGTGGTAGTCCTGGTGGCAGATAAAAATGACAACGAGCCAAAGTTCATGCAGGATACGTTCACTTTCTACATACAGGAAAACCTGCAACCCAACAGCCCCGTTGGCATGATAACGGTCATGGATGCCGACAAAGGACAAAATGCAGAAATGAGTCTATACATTGAGGAAGAAGAGGACATTTTCTCCATTGACAACAACACAGGTACCATCTTCTCAAACATGCCATTTGACCGTGAGCAAAAAAACGCATATACATTCCGTGTCAAAGCTGTTGATGGAGGTGATCCGCCCCGGTCTGCTACAGCCAGGGTGTCTCTCTCTGTAATGGATGTAAATGATAATCCTCCCACTGTTACTTTTCCAATGAATAACTCATACACTCTGCTTCCTCCTTCGAGCAATATTAGGACGGTGGTCAGGACTGTCTCGGCTACTGATACCGACTCAGGTGTTAATGCTAACCTCAGCTACAGAATAGTTGGCGGCAATCCGTTTAAGTTGTTTGAAATTGATGCGTGGACTGGAGTAATCTCATTAGTTGGCAAACTAGAGCAAAAACACTTTGGCCTTCATCGCCTGGTTGTGCAAGTGAATGACAGTGGGGTTCCGTCGCAAAGCACCACCACACTAGTCCACATCTACGTCAATGAAACACTCTCTAACGCCACTATTGTAGAGGCACAAGTTGCTAAAAGTCTTGGTACACCGCTCAATGCTGACATTGCAGGAGACCCCAATTATGACTTGGGAAAGCAACGGTTGAGCATCGCCATAGGGGTTGTGTCAGGCATCATGACGGTCATTCTTATAATCCTGGTGGTCGTCATGGCCCGCTACTGCCGCCCCAAAAACAAGAATGGCTATGAGGCTGGAAAGAAAGACCATGAGGACTTCTTCACACCTCAGCAACATGATAAAGGCAAGAAACCTAAGAAGGACAAGAATAAGAAAAAGTCTAAACAGCCTTTATATAGCAGCATTGTCACCGTAGAGGCATCCAAGCCAAATGGGCAGCGCTACGATGGTGTTAATGAGAAACTGTCAGACAGTCCGGGAATGGGCCGCTATCGGTCTGTCAACGGTGGCCCCGGAAGCCCAGATCTTGCCCGCCATTACAAATCCAGCTCACCCTTGCCCACCGTTCAGCTGCACCCTCAGTCGCCCACAGCGGGAAAAAAGCACCAGGCTGTTCAGGACCTGCCACCGGCCAACACATTTGTCGGCACTGGAGATAACATATCCATTGGATCAGACCACTGTTCTGAGTACAGTAGCCAAACCATCAACAAGTACAACAAACAG
- the pcdh7b gene encoding protocadherin-7b isoform X4 produces the protein MRTTGIVDYLSYCFLILQLLSQPAAKQVLRYRLAEEGPADVRVGNVAADLGITAGMDVTFTLESGSEYFKIDNMTGDLSTNERRIDREKLPQCQMIFDENECFIDFEVSVIGPAQSWVDLFEGKVIILDINDNTPSFPSPVLTLSVEENRPIGTLYLLPTATDRDFGRNGIERYELIQDNGESSVRRIGTSSSGSVDTHTGKRRFDEGASRSSVFELQVADTTDGEKQPQLIIKGALDREQRDSYELTLRVRDGGDPPRSSQAILRVMITDVNDNNPRFEKSVYEADLPENSSPGAPILQLKAGDTDVGVNGQIEYVFGAATESVRRLLRLDESTGWLSVLHRIDREDVSQLRFTVMARDRGQPPKTDKATVIINIKDENDNVPNIDIRKIGRIFLKDGVANVAEDVIVDTPIALVQVSDRDKGPNGIVTCTVVGDVPFQLKPASEVEGEMNKKKYFLHTSAPLDYEAVQEYNVVIVAVDSGSPSLSSNNSLIVKVGDMNDNPPVFSKSTVEVSFPENNAPGERVVTVVALDADSGKNAEISYSLDSSVNGIFSIDADTGDIRVNTILDREQTERYEFKVIAKDKGMPVLQGSATVVVLVADKNDNEPKFMQDTFTFYIQENLQPNSPVGMITVMDADKGQNAEMSLYIEEEEDIFSIDNNTGTIFSNMPFDREQKNAYTFRVKAVDGGDPPRSATARVSLSVMDVNDNPPTVTFPMNNSYTLLPPSSNIRTVVRTVSATDTDSGVNANLSYRIVGGNPFKLFEIDAWTGVISLVGKLEQKHFGLHRLVVQVNDSGVPSQSTTTLVHIYVNETLSNATIVEAQVAKSLGTPLNADIAGDPNYDLGKQRLSIAIGVVSGIMTVILIILVVVMARYCRPKNKNGYEAGKKDHEDFFTPQQHDKGKKPKKDKNKKKSKQPLYSSIVTVEASKPNGQRYDGVNEKLSDSPGMGRYRSVNGGPGSPDLARHYKSSSPLPTVQLHPQSPTAGKKHQAVQDLPPANTFVGTGDNISIGSDHCSEYSSQTINKYNKQPFRRVTFSVVSQPQDPHQGSLQSCYDSGLEESETPSSKSSSGPRLGALPLPEDAYERTTPDGSVGEAEHMENGEKEH, from the coding sequence ATGAGGACTACAGGCATTGTGGACTATTTAAGCTACTGCTTTCTTATTCTGCAGCTGCTGAGTCAGCCCGCAGCCAAGCAAGTGCTCCGGTACCGCTTGGCTGAGGAGGGTCCTGCCGATGTCCGGGTAGGTAATGTAGCCGCGGACCTCGGCATCACGGCTGGCATGGATGTGACTTTTACCTTAGAATCCGGCTCCGAATACTTCAAAATCGATAACATGACCGGAGACCTGAGCACGAACGAGCGGCGGATAGACCGCGAAAAGCTGCCGCAGTGTCAAATGATTTTTGATGAGAACGAATGTTTTATAGATTTTGAAGTATCCGTGATAGGACCCGCGCAGAGCTGGGTTGATCTCTTCGAGGGCAAAGTGATTATTTTAGACATAAACGACAACACGCCGTCTTTTCCCTCACCTGTTCTCACCCTCTCCGTTGAGGAGAACAGACCCATTGGCACACTTTATCTCCTGCCCACGGCCACCGACAGAGATTTTGGTCGGAATGGAATAGAGCGATATGAGTTAATTCAGGACAACGGCGAGAGCTCTGTCAGACGGATCGGCACTTCTAGCTCCGGCAGTGTTGACACTCACACGGGCAAGCGGAGGTTCGACGAGGGGGCGAGCCGTAGCAGCGTCTTTGAACTTCAAGTTGCTGACACCACAGACGGCGAGAAGCAGCCGCAGCTAATTATCAAAGGGGCACTGGACAGAGAGCAGCGCGACTCCTATGAGCTGACTCTGCGCGTTAGGGATGGGGGCGACCCCCCACGCTCCTCCCAAGCCATTCTTAGGGTAATGATTACAGATGTGAATGATAACAACCCACGCTTTGAGAAGAGCGTTTATGAGGCAGATCTGCCAGAAAACAGCTCCCCAGGTGCCCCCATACTCCAGCTAAAAGCGGGCGACACTGATGTTGGTGTGAATGGACAGATTGAGTATGTTTTCGGAGCAGCCACAGAGTCAGTGCGACGACTGCTGCGGCTAGATGAGAGCACTGGCTGGCTCAGTGTTTTGCACCGAATTGACAGAGAAGATGTGAGCCAGCTTCGCTTCACAGTCATGGCACGTGACCGCGGTCAGCCTCCTAAGACTGACAAGGCAACAGTGATCATCAATATCAAAGACGAAAATGACAATGTCCCCAATATCGACATTCGAAAAATCGGACGCATCTTTCTCAAAGACGGAGTGGCTAACGTGGCAGAGGATGTCATTGTCGATACACCCATCGCTCTAGTCCAAGTGTCAGACCGAGATAAAGGTCCAAATGGTATAGTTACGTGCACCGTAGTGGGTGATGTTCCATTTCAGCTTAAACCTGCTAGTGAGGTTGAGggtgaaatgaataaaaagaagtACTTTCTCCATACGTCAGCACCACTTGATTATGAAGCAGTGCAGGAGTATAACGTGGTCATTGTTGCTGTTGACTCTGGGAGCCCTAGTCTCTCTAGCAACAATTCATTAATAGTGAAAGTGGGGGACATGAATGACAATCCACCAGTTTTTAGCAAAAGCACAGTGGAAGTTTCATTTCCTGAAAACAATGCTCCCGGTGAGCGTGTCGTCACAGTAGTGGCTTTAGATGCAGACAGCGGCAAAAATGCAGAAATCTCTTACTCCCTGGACTCCTCTGTGAACGGAATATTTTCCATTGATGCAGACACTGGTGACATCCGTGTCAACACCATACTTGACAGGGAGCAGACGGAACGATATGAGTTCAAAGTTATCGCCAAAGACAAAGGCATGCCTGTTCTGCAGGGCTCAGCCACTGTGGTAGTCCTGGTGGCAGATAAAAATGACAACGAGCCAAAGTTCATGCAGGATACGTTCACTTTCTACATACAGGAAAACCTGCAACCCAACAGCCCCGTTGGCATGATAACGGTCATGGATGCCGACAAAGGACAAAATGCAGAAATGAGTCTATACATTGAGGAAGAAGAGGACATTTTCTCCATTGACAACAACACAGGTACCATCTTCTCAAACATGCCATTTGACCGTGAGCAAAAAAACGCATATACATTCCGTGTCAAAGCTGTTGATGGAGGTGATCCGCCCCGGTCTGCTACAGCCAGGGTGTCTCTCTCTGTAATGGATGTAAATGATAATCCTCCCACTGTTACTTTTCCAATGAATAACTCATACACTCTGCTTCCTCCTTCGAGCAATATTAGGACGGTGGTCAGGACTGTCTCGGCTACTGATACCGACTCAGGTGTTAATGCTAACCTCAGCTACAGAATAGTTGGCGGCAATCCGTTTAAGTTGTTTGAAATTGATGCGTGGACTGGAGTAATCTCATTAGTTGGCAAACTAGAGCAAAAACACTTTGGCCTTCATCGCCTGGTTGTGCAAGTGAATGACAGTGGGGTTCCGTCGCAAAGCACCACCACACTAGTCCACATCTACGTCAATGAAACACTCTCTAACGCCACTATTGTAGAGGCACAAGTTGCTAAAAGTCTTGGTACACCGCTCAATGCTGACATTGCAGGAGACCCCAATTATGACTTGGGAAAGCAACGGTTGAGCATCGCCATAGGGGTTGTGTCAGGCATCATGACGGTCATTCTTATAATCCTGGTGGTCGTCATGGCCCGCTACTGCCGCCCCAAAAACAAGAATGGCTATGAGGCTGGAAAGAAAGACCATGAGGACTTCTTCACACCTCAGCAACATGATAAAGGCAAGAAACCTAAGAAGGACAAGAATAAGAAAAAGTCTAAACAGCCTTTATATAGCAGCATTGTCACCGTAGAGGCATCCAAGCCAAATGGGCAGCGCTACGATGGTGTTAATGAGAAACTGTCAGACAGTCCGGGAATGGGCCGCTATCGGTCTGTCAACGGTGGCCCCGGAAGCCCAGATCTTGCCCGCCATTACAAATCCAGCTCACCCTTGCCCACCGTTCAGCTGCACCCTCAGTCGCCCACAGCGGGAAAAAAGCACCAGGCTGTTCAGGACCTGCCACCGGCCAACACATTTGTCGGCACTGGAGATAACATATCCATTGGATCAGACCACTGTTCTGAGTACAGTAGCCAAACCATCAACAAGTACAACAAACAG